A window from Synechococcus sp. RSCCF101 encodes these proteins:
- a CDS encoding putative capsular polysaccharide synthesis family protein — MGATDDAADELVLVYQLGKVGSSTVAATLRARLTNSLVVQAHYLSEAFKQRAAGKAPYTWALRQIERVERFRSRHPDSPVRIITLVREPISRDLSNLFQNPQIYLGEGRELADASVDELIQLCLKRERHDYTLGWFDSEFKPYTGIDVYEHPFDTQRGYSSIHTAGTDVLIIRMETLDQCCRPALADFLGVDVGDLIQTNITAEKPHAELARQVREQISYPRPMLRKLYASKYAKHFYGDQTEDLIARWSH; from the coding sequence ATGGGTGCCACAGACGACGCAGCCGACGAGCTGGTCCTGGTGTACCAACTGGGAAAAGTGGGTTCCTCCACTGTTGCGGCCACGCTTCGAGCTCGCCTCACGAACAGCCTGGTGGTCCAGGCCCACTACCTCTCGGAGGCCTTCAAGCAGCGGGCCGCCGGCAAGGCCCCCTACACCTGGGCCCTCAGACAGATCGAACGCGTCGAGCGCTTCCGTTCGCGCCATCCCGATTCACCGGTTCGCATCATCACGCTCGTCCGTGAACCGATCAGCCGTGATCTGTCCAATCTCTTTCAGAACCCACAGATCTATCTGGGCGAGGGGCGGGAGCTGGCCGATGCGAGCGTGGACGAGCTGATCCAGCTCTGCCTGAAGCGGGAACGCCACGATTACACCCTGGGCTGGTTCGACAGCGAGTTCAAGCCCTACACGGGCATCGATGTGTATGAGCATCCCTTCGACACGCAGAGGGGCTACAGCAGCATCCACACAGCCGGCACCGATGTACTGATCATCCGGATGGAGACTCTGGACCAATGCTGCCGCCCAGCTCTTGCAGACTTTCTGGGGGTTGATGTCGGAGATCTGATCCAGACGAACATCACGGCAGAGAAGCCCCACGCCGAGCTGGCGCGACAGGTGCGCGAGCAAATCTCCTATCCCCGACCGATGCTTCGAAAACTCTACGCGTCGAAATATGCCAAACACTTCTATGGCGATCAGACCGAAGACCTGATCGCCAGGTGGAGCCACTGA
- a CDS encoding ShlB/FhaC/HecB family hemolysin secretion/activation protein codes for MAPPLQNTPVRLPGPATQEQPAPPEADSPVIEDSDLEDPDQSETPASPPEAMPLSELPVVTGLEGISPEELSRILAPCAPIQDPQDRLDQCAAALTAHLISQGLVNSRVFVLSTSGNGTLEVVQGTLVELSVNGSDERLNARVSRLLGNLVNRPLHLPTVERELRLLRRLPEVESVRGNLAKLGSDPTLAVLRVNVEPRVQPWRGEVSLRNDGSNGSGEARGTATLVKGDLIGHGDTLLLYGELNADDQPELGTVISSISYSYPLADTLSLTGAFGYSRRNLIELPDPADGFSTSQYQGLLQLEWVFHETLSQRWGMFLGVSRNRSNTYLDDAVLPSLIPDSIRQPQSAYLRFGVSGLGQTGSVGWSGNAYFLQGIAAATPEKQRKELAQADIDAGQAAALGGLISASWAVAPRVQVNVSGGGQVALNPLLSPMQFSLGSDVGIRGLPGQLISGDSGWLSTGEVVVTAWQQDLQAVQIVPFIGAGGVSTDLAGTNFSDTVGAGGILARYINPSWIFELGWVESFETDDNPGAWDDWLLSDGLYARAQFRF; via the coding sequence GTGGCGCCTCCTCTTCAGAACACGCCCGTGCGCTTGCCCGGGCCGGCAACCCAGGAGCAGCCCGCTCCCCCGGAGGCGGACAGCCCGGTGATCGAGGACTCCGATCTGGAGGATCCGGACCAGAGCGAAACCCCTGCCTCGCCCCCGGAGGCCATGCCCCTGTCCGAGCTGCCGGTCGTGACCGGGCTCGAGGGCATCAGTCCTGAGGAGCTGAGCCGGATCCTGGCGCCGTGTGCCCCCATCCAGGATCCCCAGGATCGCCTCGACCAGTGCGCCGCAGCCCTCACCGCCCACCTCATCAGCCAGGGTCTGGTCAACAGCCGCGTCTTTGTGTTGTCCACCAGCGGCAATGGAACCCTGGAGGTGGTGCAGGGAACGCTGGTGGAACTGTCGGTGAACGGCAGCGACGAGCGCCTCAATGCTCGTGTCAGCAGGCTGCTCGGCAACCTGGTCAACCGTCCGCTGCATCTACCCACGGTTGAGCGGGAGCTGCGGCTGCTCAGGCGGCTGCCGGAGGTCGAGAGCGTGCGGGGAAACCTGGCCAAGCTGGGCAGCGATCCCACACTCGCGGTGCTGCGGGTGAACGTTGAGCCTCGGGTTCAACCCTGGCGAGGGGAAGTCTCGCTGCGCAACGATGGGTCCAACGGTTCCGGCGAGGCACGGGGCACCGCCACGCTCGTGAAAGGCGACTTGATCGGTCACGGCGACACCCTGCTGCTTTACGGCGAGCTGAACGCCGATGACCAGCCGGAGCTGGGCACGGTGATCAGTTCGATCAGCTACAGCTATCCGCTCGCCGACACGCTGAGCCTGACGGGAGCCTTCGGCTACAGCCGCCGCAATCTGATCGAACTGCCGGATCCGGCGGACGGCTTCTCCACCAGCCAGTACCAGGGCCTGCTGCAGCTCGAGTGGGTGTTCCACGAGACCCTCTCCCAGCGCTGGGGGATGTTTCTCGGGGTGAGCCGCAACCGGAGCAACACCTACCTCGACGACGCGGTGCTGCCCTCTCTGATTCCGGACAGCATCCGCCAGCCCCAGTCCGCCTATCTGCGCTTCGGTGTGAGCGGCCTGGGCCAGACCGGCTCGGTGGGCTGGAGCGGCAATGCCTACTTCCTGCAGGGCATCGCAGCCGCCACACCCGAGAAGCAGCGCAAGGAACTGGCCCAGGCCGACATCGATGCCGGGCAGGCCGCCGCCCTCGGTGGTCTGATCAGTGCGAGCTGGGCCGTTGCCCCCCGGGTTCAGGTGAACGTGAGCGGCGGCGGCCAGGTGGCCCTCAATCCGCTGCTCTCCCCAATGCAGTTCAGCCTGGGGTCGGATGTGGGCATTCGCGGCCTGCCGGGCCAGCTGATCAGCGGCGACAGCGGCTGGCTCAGCACCGGTGAGGTGGTTGTCACCGCCTGGCAACAGGACCTCCAGGCCGTGCAGATCGTGCCCTTCATCGGCGCCGGCGGCGTCAGCACCGATCTGGCGGGAACCAACTTCAGCGATACCGTCGGCGCAGGCGGCATCCTAGCCCGATACATCAACCCGTCCTGGATCTTCGAGCTCGGCTGGGTGGAATCCTTCGAAACAGACGACAACCCCGGCGCCTGGGACGACTGGCTGCTCAGCGACGGCCTCTACGCCCGCGCCCAGTTCCGGTTCTGA
- a CDS encoding SIMPL domain-containing protein (The SIMPL domain is named for its presence in mouse protein SIMPL (signalling molecule that associates with mouse pelle-like kinase). Bacterial member BP26, from Brucella, was shown to assemble into a channel-like structure, while YggE from E. coli has been associated with resistance to oxidative stress.): MTVQVRCDGTVIEAQGQARREGRTDRLDVSMGLTAEASTAEAALALLQQRLAVVRGALQDLGVRDLEVTSPSTSRRPEPPRPDLAVSARLRVRGVLAPARLQSLIREVGAMPGVSLAPVQARTDPERIEAGRQVLLDAAYRDAATQARSVAGTIGRPSITPLRVDIGSGAMPRPLMARADQAATPPFDPGELPPPSERLDVRVTFCAR; encoded by the coding sequence GTGACGGTGCAGGTCCGATGCGATGGCACCGTGATCGAAGCGCAGGGTCAGGCCCGCCGGGAGGGCCGCACCGATCGCCTGGATGTCTCCATGGGGCTCACGGCGGAAGCATCAACGGCCGAAGCCGCCTTGGCGCTACTGCAGCAGCGTCTTGCGGTCGTGCGAGGGGCTCTGCAGGACCTTGGCGTCCGCGATCTGGAAGTGACCTCGCCCTCGACCAGCCGCCGTCCGGAGCCGCCTCGCCCGGATCTGGCCGTGAGCGCTCGGCTCCGGGTTCGCGGTGTGTTGGCGCCCGCCCGCCTGCAATCCCTGATCCGGGAGGTGGGCGCCATGCCGGGCGTGTCTCTGGCGCCGGTGCAGGCCCGTACGGATCCCGAAAGGATCGAGGCAGGCCGCCAGGTCCTGCTGGACGCGGCTTACCGCGATGCCGCCACCCAGGCTCGGAGCGTGGCGGGCACCATCGGTCGCCCCAGCATCACGCCGCTGCGGGTGGACATCGGTTCCGGGGCGATGCCCAGGCCCCTCATGGCTCGCGCTGATCAGGCCGCCACGCCCCCCTTCGACCCCGGCGAGCTGCCGCCTCCCAGTGAGCGTCTCGACGTCAGGGTGACCTTCTGCGCCCGCTGA
- a CDS encoding mechanosensitive ion channel family protein produces MGIAERLLVSISLGLLLGLLRRRQRLGHGRARQLPRPPLGRILLFMGVWVSASLPLPSQLTFLTSWRDIAGQLALLYACLTLGGWAMVEVPGSLGWQRRPAKILLDLSLLILGAVLTLVLLQERGVNLVGLVTTSAVLTAVIGFAAQEPLKDVFGGLTLQIDRPFKEGDWIELDGVRGKVVSLTLMNTWLLSSIDGSTLVLPNDTVAQGVIRRVEPGVPFGNVFHVGLDYSFPPTRALDLLRGVVAHHPGVLNRPAAKVWVDGFDDSSIRYGLQVWHLAISDIDRLTIRGELQEQIWYALERVGQSIPFPIREVLPRRTRIDPEDPLHADDGTRAAWLARNPLFVELSSDQLEDLAPATRCVRFARGDTVVEQGEDGDALFQIISGSVEVCKRDERGREQRVACLGIDNIFGEMALCTDEPRSASVRALEETVLLEVERRDLQPLIDRDASVVDNMARLMHRRRQQLQAMQDRQRQHDLQAENQLIRSMRRLFNVVTGST; encoded by the coding sequence ATGGGCATCGCTGAGCGTCTCCTGGTGAGCATCAGCCTTGGTTTGTTGCTCGGCCTGCTGCGGCGCCGGCAGCGCCTTGGCCACGGCCGGGCCCGTCAGCTGCCCCGGCCACCCCTCGGACGCATCCTCCTGTTCATGGGCGTGTGGGTGAGCGCCAGCCTGCCGCTCCCCTCCCAGCTGACGTTCCTGACCAGCTGGCGCGACATTGCCGGGCAACTGGCCCTGCTCTACGCCTGCCTCACCCTCGGAGGCTGGGCGATGGTTGAGGTACCGGGATCGCTGGGTTGGCAGCGCCGCCCGGCGAAGATCCTGCTCGACCTGAGCCTCCTCATCCTCGGCGCCGTGCTCACCCTCGTGCTCCTGCAGGAACGGGGGGTCAACCTGGTGGGGCTGGTGACCACCTCAGCGGTGCTGACCGCCGTGATCGGCTTCGCCGCCCAGGAGCCGCTGAAGGATGTGTTCGGCGGACTGACCCTGCAGATCGACCGTCCGTTCAAGGAGGGCGACTGGATCGAACTCGACGGAGTGCGGGGCAAGGTCGTCTCGCTGACCCTGATGAACACCTGGCTGCTCTCCAGCATCGATGGCAGCACGCTGGTGCTGCCGAATGACACCGTGGCCCAGGGTGTGATCCGGCGCGTGGAGCCGGGCGTGCCCTTCGGCAACGTGTTTCATGTGGGGCTCGATTACAGCTTTCCACCCACACGCGCGCTCGACCTGCTTCGCGGGGTGGTGGCTCATCACCCGGGCGTGCTCAACAGGCCGGCAGCCAAGGTCTGGGTAGATGGCTTCGACGACAGCTCCATCCGCTACGGCCTGCAGGTGTGGCACCTGGCGATCAGCGACATTGACCGGCTCACGATTCGAGGAGAACTTCAGGAGCAGATCTGGTACGCCCTGGAGCGTGTGGGCCAGAGCATTCCGTTTCCGATCCGTGAGGTGCTGCCTCGGCGGACCCGGATCGACCCGGAGGATCCCCTCCATGCGGACGACGGGACGCGGGCTGCGTGGCTGGCCCGCAACCCCCTGTTCGTTGAGCTCAGCTCAGATCAGCTGGAGGACCTGGCGCCGGCGACCCGCTGTGTGCGGTTCGCCCGCGGCGACACGGTGGTGGAGCAGGGAGAAGACGGCGACGCCCTCTTCCAAATCATCAGCGGGTCGGTGGAGGTGTGCAAGCGCGATGAGCGAGGCCGGGAACAACGCGTGGCCTGCCTGGGAATCGACAACATCTTCGGTGAGATGGCTCTCTGCACGGACGAGCCACGCAGTGCCAGCGTCCGCGCCCTGGAGGAGACCGTGTTGCTGGAAGTGGAACGCCGCGATCTGCAGCCGCTGATCGACCGCGATGCCAGCGTGGTCGACAACATGGCACGTCTGATGCACCGTCGACGCCAGCAGCTCCAGGCGATGCAGGACAGACAACGGCAGCATGACCTGCAGGCTGAGAACCAGTTGATTCGCTCGATGCGACGACTGTTCAACGTCGTGACCGGGAGTACCTGA
- a CDS encoding CHASE2 domain-containing protein, with product MTVQPLKAKDRAKRLFRRSIRFNLLAPYAIAALLTGGLWRSQVAESLDLLIYDVVTEARPARSADDVPITIINISESDISRQGWPIDDRLFCDAMDRLVAMGATAIGLDIYRNVGVGPDQECLRQRARELPQLVTIFNAIGGVDPVPGTPPERQAYNDMVVDADGVIRRDLVHVGGQDEATVALPLRLASIHLGMPDLPIQVESGALPIPWLNIGAGGYQEREETGAGYQKMMAYHQPGSFRNHNISDLLDGKVPEEDIRGRVVFIGSTAPSLRDSFEVPHSRFRTGSENFLGDNKFLMPGVELHSHRLASILSTVAGNGDRHVWTSANWLDRLLLGLSVAGGLLLGESVPSLRRGALLGGVVIPLLLAGGALLVWMRVWVGLVLPTGTMLIWAGAGWVRRGAASQQQRQQIQKLLGQTTSPEVAAQLWAQRDELLSGGRFEGRQIPVTILFTDIAGFTTVSEGMKPPELLAWLNRGMERFVPAITERSGMVNKFTGDGLLAVFGAPLSGGIARDAQAAVEAAQAIREHLRELNMDLSRQGLPTMRMRIGIHTGDVLAGSMGSRERLEYAVIGDTVNCASRLESIEKSRQGGVCRVLASSTTCRLLNDQEHLNWQAWGKLQVKGRSEPLDIWELAVSEPAAAPGTELAAGPASPD from the coding sequence ATGACGGTGCAGCCGCTGAAGGCGAAGGATCGGGCAAAGCGCCTGTTCCGGCGGAGCATCCGTTTCAACCTTCTTGCGCCCTACGCCATTGCCGCGCTCCTCACGGGGGGTCTGTGGAGGAGCCAGGTGGCCGAATCGCTGGACCTGCTCATCTACGACGTGGTCACCGAAGCCCGGCCGGCCCGATCAGCCGACGACGTGCCGATCACAATCATCAACATCAGCGAGTCTGACATCAGCCGTCAGGGCTGGCCGATTGATGACCGGCTCTTCTGCGATGCCATGGATCGGCTCGTGGCGATGGGCGCAACCGCCATCGGACTGGACATCTACAGGAATGTGGGTGTGGGGCCGGACCAGGAGTGCTTGCGCCAACGCGCCCGTGAGCTCCCCCAGCTCGTGACCATCTTCAATGCCATCGGCGGAGTGGATCCGGTGCCGGGCACCCCGCCCGAACGCCAGGCCTACAACGACATGGTGGTGGATGCCGACGGGGTGATCCGACGGGACCTGGTGCATGTGGGCGGTCAGGACGAAGCGACGGTGGCGCTGCCACTGCGTCTGGCCTCCATTCACCTGGGGATGCCGGACCTGCCGATCCAGGTGGAGTCCGGCGCGCTGCCGATCCCATGGTTGAACATCGGCGCCGGCGGCTATCAGGAGCGAGAGGAGACCGGTGCGGGATATCAGAAGATGATGGCGTACCACCAGCCCGGCAGCTTCCGCAACCACAACATCAGCGATCTGCTGGACGGGAAGGTGCCCGAAGAGGACATCCGCGGCCGTGTGGTGTTCATCGGCAGCACCGCCCCCTCCCTCAGGGACAGCTTTGAAGTGCCACACAGCCGCTTTCGCACCGGCAGCGAGAACTTCCTGGGTGACAACAAGTTCCTGATGCCCGGGGTGGAACTGCACTCCCATCGGCTCGCCAGCATCCTCTCAACGGTGGCAGGCAATGGTGACCGGCACGTCTGGACATCCGCCAACTGGCTTGATCGCCTCTTGCTGGGACTGTCCGTGGCTGGCGGCCTGCTGCTGGGTGAATCGGTGCCCTCGCTGCGGCGAGGAGCCCTGCTCGGAGGCGTGGTCATCCCTCTGCTTCTGGCAGGGGGGGCCCTTCTGGTCTGGATGCGGGTCTGGGTGGGCCTGGTGTTGCCCACCGGAACCATGCTCATCTGGGCCGGCGCCGGCTGGGTGAGACGGGGAGCGGCGAGCCAGCAGCAGCGTCAGCAGATTCAGAAGCTGCTCGGCCAGACCACCTCCCCTGAGGTGGCCGCCCAGTTGTGGGCGCAGCGGGACGAACTCCTCAGCGGGGGGCGATTCGAGGGGCGACAGATTCCCGTCACGATTCTGTTCACCGACATCGCCGGTTTCACCACGGTGTCCGAAGGGATGAAGCCTCCTGAGCTGCTGGCCTGGCTGAATCGCGGCATGGAGCGCTTCGTCCCGGCCATCACAGAGCGCAGCGGCATGGTGAACAAGTTCACCGGCGATGGCCTGCTCGCGGTGTTCGGCGCCCCACTCAGCGGGGGTATCGCCCGTGACGCGCAGGCTGCCGTGGAAGCGGCCCAGGCCATTCGCGAGCACCTCAGGGAATTGAACATGGACCTGAGCCGACAGGGCCTGCCCACCATGCGCATGCGCATCGGCATCCACACCGGCGATGTGTTGGCCGGATCCATGGGCAGCCGGGAGCGGTTGGAGTACGCCGTGATCGGTGACACGGTGAACTGTGCCTCCCGCCTCGAGAGCATCGAGAAATCGCGCCAGGGTGGGGTCTGCCGAGTGCTCGCCTCGTCCACCACCTGCCGGCTGCTCAATGACCAGGAGCATCTGAACTGGCAGGCCTGGGGCAAGCTGCAGGTCAAGGGCCGCAGCGAACCGCTCGATATTTGGGAACTGGCCGTCAGCGAGCCGGCAGCGGCTCCGGGCACAGAACTGGCAGCTGGTCCGGCCAGTCCGGACTGA
- a CDS encoding HD family phosphohydrolase — MASPPAVLPGPPQQALVEVLGIATALSDAKDLRTLLQLILRTCRRLTCSDAGSIFLVERPDLRRDPHAVETLWFAASQNHTLDRRAEGDGQISGLEGELMELRFPLTPDRLVGWSALAGEILNIEDVYALDPDLPYQFDPTMDRNLNYKARSMLMVPMKSTTGKVVGVVQLINRKHDGDAVITPETVTTNTRPYDGFDRQLIEALASQAAVCVERTQLLDAQEKLIDSMVALLAGAIDAKSPYTGGHCERVPELAVMLATEADRATEGPLAGFSMGGEDEWREFRIGAYLHDCGKITTPEYVVDKATKLETIYNRIHEIRTRFEVLLRDAEIDRLRGHLEARDPKILDEVYAARKRQLEEDYIFICDANIGAESFGPDKIERLKVIGQQTWLRHFDDGLGLSWAERERRVAGCGDPLYVELPVEERLLCDKSWHRIPRDAHSVPDERYGFRMDIPELLYNQGEIHNLSISRGTLTPEERYKINEHIVQTIIMLENMPFPPGLSRVVDIAGTHHETLDGRGYPRRLKGDQLSVRARIMTIADIFEALTAGDRPYKPAKTLSDSIRILAGFRDRSHIDPDLFALFLRSGVYRLYANRFLHPDQIDEVDIDQYL; from the coding sequence ATGGCATCGCCACCCGCTGTCCTGCCGGGACCGCCGCAGCAGGCGCTGGTAGAAGTGCTGGGGATCGCCACGGCCCTCAGCGATGCCAAGGACCTCCGCACTCTTCTGCAGCTGATTCTGCGCACCTGTCGGCGGCTCACGTGCAGCGATGCCGGCAGCATCTTTCTTGTCGAGCGTCCGGATCTCCGCCGCGATCCCCACGCGGTCGAGACCCTGTGGTTCGCGGCCTCTCAGAACCACACGCTCGATCGCCGTGCGGAAGGCGATGGCCAGATCAGCGGGCTGGAGGGTGAGTTGATGGAGCTTCGCTTTCCCCTGACGCCCGACCGACTTGTGGGCTGGAGTGCTCTGGCTGGTGAGATCCTCAACATTGAGGATGTCTACGCCCTGGATCCGGATCTCCCCTATCAATTCGATCCCACGATGGATCGCAACCTCAATTACAAGGCCCGCTCCATGCTGATGGTGCCGATGAAGTCCACCACGGGCAAGGTTGTTGGCGTGGTGCAGCTCATCAATCGCAAGCACGACGGTGACGCTGTCATCACGCCTGAGACGGTCACGACGAATACCCGTCCCTACGACGGTTTTGATCGTCAGTTGATCGAAGCCCTGGCTAGTCAGGCCGCGGTGTGCGTGGAGCGGACCCAGCTTCTGGATGCCCAGGAGAAGCTGATCGATTCGATGGTGGCATTGCTGGCGGGTGCCATTGACGCCAAGAGCCCCTACACAGGTGGCCACTGCGAGAGAGTTCCCGAGCTGGCTGTGATGCTGGCCACAGAGGCCGACCGCGCAACTGAAGGTCCTCTGGCCGGCTTCAGCATGGGAGGTGAGGATGAATGGCGTGAATTCCGTATTGGTGCTTACCTGCACGACTGCGGCAAGATCACAACGCCAGAATATGTGGTCGACAAGGCCACCAAGCTTGAAACGATCTACAACCGCATTCACGAAATACGCACTCGCTTCGAGGTGCTACTGAGAGATGCTGAGATTGATCGACTCAGGGGGCATCTTGAGGCTCGTGATCCAAAGATTCTGGATGAAGTCTATGCTGCCCGCAAGCGGCAGCTGGAAGAGGATTACATCTTTATCTGTGACGCTAACATTGGCGCCGAATCTTTCGGGCCTGACAAGATTGAGCGGCTGAAGGTCATTGGTCAGCAGACCTGGTTGCGTCATTTTGACGATGGCCTTGGTCTCTCCTGGGCAGAGCGGGAGCGACGGGTCGCTGGCTGTGGTGATCCGCTTTACGTGGAGCTTCCGGTCGAGGAGCGTTTGTTGTGCGATAAGTCCTGGCATCGCATCCCGCGCGACGCTCATTCCGTGCCGGATGAGCGCTATGGCTTTCGGATGGACATCCCTGAGTTGCTCTACAACCAGGGGGAGATTCACAACCTTTCCATCTCCCGAGGCACCCTCACGCCAGAGGAGCGTTACAAGATCAATGAGCACATCGTGCAGACGATCATCATGCTCGAGAACATGCCCTTCCCCCCGGGGCTGTCCCGCGTGGTGGACATCGCCGGCACGCACCACGAGACGCTCGATGGACGCGGTTATCCGCGTCGGCTGAAAGGCGACCAGCTCTCTGTGCGGGCGCGCATCATGACCATTGCAGACATCTTCGAGGCGCTGACCGCAGGGGACCGCCCCTACAAGCCTGCGAAGACCCTCTCAGACTCGATTCGAATTCTCGCCGGCTTCCGAGACCGCAGCCATATTGATCCTGATCTGTTTGCCCTCTTTCTTCGTTCCGGTGTGTATCGCCTCTACGCCAATCGCTTTCTCCACCCGGATCAGATCGACGAGGTCGATATCGACCAGTATCTCTGA
- the speA gene encoding biosynthetic arginine decarboxylase produces the protein MVRSTQQPVQSDVTTSAWTVADSVRLYDLESWGEPYFGVNARGHVLVQPRGDRGGSIDLVELVRGLQGRNLSLPMLIRFDDILEDRLERLHSAFERAIAQYDYPGRYQGVFPVKCNQQRHLVEQLIESGRRWHFGLEAGSKAELLIALSLLDDPEALLICNGYKDRRYVETAILARQLGRQPVVVIEQADEVERIIEASRDLGKAPLIGLRAKLASRGSGRWGSSVGDRAKFGLSVPDLVRTVTCLAEAGLLDALRLLHFHIGSQIADIAVLKDALQEAGQIYVELMRLGAPMGYLDVGGGLGVDYDGSRTATAASTNYSLQNYANDVVATVRDCCTPHGLPVPTLVSESGRAIASHCSLLVFDVLGCTSVPAAVPEVAPQEAVILRNLRETLAGLELDPAEASPAHLQEAWNDAIKFRDDALSAFRLGYLSLTERACAEQLTWACAQRIREHSASLGDESRPEELRQLDQVLASTYYGNLSIFRSAPDTWAIDQLFPVMPIHRLDERPTRLGQFADLTCDSDGKLARFVNKGGAKDLLELHDMRPGEPYWIGLFLGGAYQEVMGNLHNLFGCTNSVHIRLATGGAYQVDHVVKGDSTSDVLEAVEHDPEALLERLRLAGETAIASGQLQISEARRLIDHVESSLRQTTYLQS, from the coding sequence ATGGTCCGCTCCACACAACAGCCCGTGCAGTCAGACGTCACCACGTCGGCGTGGACCGTTGCCGACAGCGTGCGGCTGTACGACCTCGAGAGCTGGGGCGAGCCCTACTTCGGCGTCAACGCTCGAGGTCACGTGCTGGTGCAACCCCGCGGCGACCGTGGCGGATCGATCGATCTCGTGGAGCTGGTGAGAGGCCTGCAGGGCCGCAACCTGTCGCTGCCCATGCTGATCCGCTTCGACGACATCCTGGAGGATCGGCTCGAACGGCTCCACTCCGCCTTCGAGCGGGCGATCGCTCAATACGACTACCCAGGTCGGTACCAGGGCGTGTTCCCTGTGAAATGCAATCAGCAGCGGCATCTGGTGGAGCAGCTGATCGAGAGCGGCCGCCGATGGCACTTCGGCCTTGAGGCTGGCAGCAAGGCGGAACTGCTCATCGCCCTGTCGTTGCTCGACGACCCGGAGGCCCTCCTGATCTGCAACGGCTACAAGGACCGACGGTATGTGGAGACCGCCATCCTGGCCCGTCAGCTGGGGCGCCAGCCGGTGGTGGTCATCGAGCAGGCCGACGAGGTGGAGCGAATCATCGAGGCCAGCCGGGATCTCGGAAAGGCGCCGCTGATCGGACTCCGGGCCAAACTGGCCAGCCGGGGCAGCGGCCGGTGGGGCAGCTCGGTGGGAGATCGGGCCAAGTTCGGCCTGTCGGTGCCCGACCTGGTGCGAACGGTGACCTGCCTGGCTGAGGCCGGATTGCTGGATGCGCTGCGACTGCTCCATTTCCACATCGGTAGCCAGATCGCCGACATTGCCGTCCTCAAGGACGCTCTGCAGGAGGCGGGCCAGATCTATGTGGAGCTGATGCGGTTGGGCGCCCCGATGGGCTACCTCGATGTGGGTGGCGGTCTGGGCGTGGACTACGACGGCAGCCGCACCGCCACCGCGGCCTCCACCAATTACTCACTACAGAACTACGCCAACGACGTGGTGGCCACCGTGCGGGACTGCTGCACCCCACATGGCTTGCCCGTTCCCACGCTGGTCAGCGAAAGCGGTCGGGCCATCGCCAGCCACTGCTCTCTTCTGGTGTTCGATGTGCTGGGCTGCACGTCGGTGCCGGCCGCGGTTCCAGAGGTCGCGCCGCAGGAGGCCGTGATCCTGCGCAATCTTCGCGAGACCCTGGCCGGCCTGGAACTCGACCCGGCGGAAGCCAGCCCGGCCCACCTCCAGGAGGCATGGAACGACGCCATCAAGTTCCGGGATGACGCCCTTTCGGCCTTCCGACTCGGGTATCTCAGCCTCACTGAACGCGCCTGCGCTGAACAGCTGACCTGGGCCTGCGCTCAGCGGATCCGGGAGCACTCCGCGTCCCTGGGCGACGAATCACGACCCGAGGAGCTACGACAGCTGGATCAGGTGCTGGCCAGCACGTACTACGGCAACCTCTCGATCTTTCGTTCAGCACCCGACACCTGGGCGATCGACCAGCTGTTCCCGGTCATGCCGATCCACCGGCTTGATGAGCGGCCCACACGCCTCGGCCAATTCGCCGACCTGACCTGCGATTCCGATGGGAAGCTGGCCCGCTTTGTGAACAAAGGGGGCGCCAAGGACCTGCTGGAACTCCACGACATGCGCCCGGGAGAGCCGTACTGGATCGGCCTGTTTCTGGGAGGGGCCTACCAGGAGGTGATGGGCAACCTGCACAATCTCTTCGGGTGCACCAACAGCGTGCACATCCGCCTGGCCACAGGCGGTGCCTACCAGGTGGATCACGTGGTGAAGGGCGACAGCACCAGCGATGTGCTCGAAGCGGTGGAACACGATCCGGAGGCCCTGCTGGAGCGACTGCGCCTGGCCGGAGAAACCGCGATTGCCTCCGGCCAATTGCAGATCAGCGAAGCCAGACGGCTCATCGATCATGTGGAGAGCAGCCTGCGTCAGACCACCTACCTTCAATCCTGA